One window of the Benincasa hispida cultivar B227 chromosome 3, ASM972705v1, whole genome shotgun sequence genome contains the following:
- the LOC120074626 gene encoding protein SLOW GREEN 1, chloroplastic-like: MESLPTLHHRRHPSHQLLSSSHRLPSFSKPISSLSFRSPPPSPLRSSFRSLSVKASSSSSTSDETLRNDKSSISETTNCGLLSGFLKTACISVAAAAFFFLRFDHRRAVAVAVPVAPETTESTDESTAYEENESVVEEKPTDDLNDVEALRSLVEEKVKSGKLPEAVEALNRLIELEPNDLELPLLRANFHSYMGELELAKNEFEEILAEDPFRVEAYHGLAMVAEQLNDNSLKDVAKRIEEAMEKCKKQNDKSDIRDFKLLVAQIKVMEGSYFDALKAYQELVREEPRDFRPYLCQGIIYTLLRKNEEAEKQFEKFRRLVPKNHPYKEYFDENMFATKLFAQKLEKEGAGLKS; encoded by the coding sequence ATGGAGTCTCTTCCTACACTTCACCACCGTCGTCATCCTTCTCACCAACTTCTTTCCTCCAGCCACCGCCTCCCTTCCTTCTCTAAACCCATTTCTTCTCTCTCCTTCCGGTCTCCACCGCCGTCTCCGCTCCGTTCATCTTTCAGGTCGTTGTCTGTTAAAGCCTCATCCTCCTCATCGACCTCCGACGAAACCCTTCGTAACGATAAATCTTCCATTTCCGAGACCACCAATTGCGGCCTTCTGTCGGGATTTCTTAAAACCGCTTGCATCTCCGTTGCCGCTGCTGCATTCTTCTTCCTTCGCTTCGACCATCGACGCGCTGTTGCTGTTGCTGTCCCGGTGGCGCCGGAGACGACGGAGTCTACTGATGAATCGACAGCATATGAGGAAAATGAGAGCGTCGTAGAAGAGAAACCGACAGATGATTTGAATGATGTCGAAGCCCTTCGATCTCTCGTTGAGGAGAAGGTAAAATCAGGTAAACTTCCAGAAGCAGTTGAAGCCCTAAACCGTTTGATTGAACTTGAACCCAATGACCTTGAATTGCCGTTGCTAAGAGCCAATTTTCATAGCTATATGGGGGAGCTCGAATTGGCGAAAAATGAATTTGAGGAGATTTTAGCGGAAGACCCATTTCGTGTTGAGGCTTACCATGGTCTTGCAATGGTGGCGGAGCAATTGAATGATAATTCATTGAAGGATGTTGCTAAAAGGATCGAAGAGGCAATGGAGAAATGCAAGAAGCAGAATGACAAGTCAGATATCAGGGATTTCAAGCTCTTGGTTGCGCAAATTAAGGTAATGGAGGGAAGTTATTTTGATGCATTGAAAGCTTATCAAGAACTTGTGAGGGAGGAACCAAGAGATTTTAGGCCATATCTGTGTCAGGGGATTATATATACTCTTTTAAGGAAGAATGAGGAGGCTGAGAAACAGTTTGAGAAATTTAGGAGACTTGTTCCAAAGAACCATCCTTACAAAGAGTATTTTGATGAAAACATGTTTGCAACAAAGCTTTTTGCTCAGAAATTAGAAAAGGAGGGAGCTGGTTTGAAGAGCTGA